From the Actinopolymorpha singaporensis genome, the window TCGGCACCGGCTGGGCGTTGTTCGGAGTCCGGTCGAGCCTGATCCCGTTGTTCGTCGTCGAGGGTCTGAAGGTCGGCGCGATCTGGACCGGAATCGGTTTCCTGGTCGGATCGGTCGCCCAGGCGCTGTCCCTCGTGTCCGCCGGAAAGGTCGCCGACCAGGCCGGCCGTCGTCCGGCGATGATCCTCGGCGGGTCGGTGGCGTTCGTGGCGATGGTGGTGGTGACGGTGTCGTCCACGGTGCCGACGTACCTCCTCGCGATGGGGCTTTTCGGCGTAGGGGCTGCCTTCCTCGGTGTCGCCCCGGGTGCGGTGATCGGCGACATCATGCGTGGGCGCGGCGGGCAGGTGGTTGCCGTCTTCCAGATGTCGTCCGACCTGGGCGCGATCGCCGGGCCACTCGTGGCCGGTGTGCTGGTGGACAGCCTGTCGTTCGGGTCGGCGTTCGGTGCCACCGCGGTGATCCTGGTGTTCGGTCCGCTGCTGGCGTTGCGGATGCCGGAGACGAGATACGCCCGGCAACCGGAGCTGCCCGAGGACTCCTCCGGCCCGGAGGCGACCACGCGAGGTGAGGACACCCGGCCGGAGGAGTTCGAGCGCGGCGAGGCCTAGGGCAGACCTCGGGCCACGCACTCGCCGATCAGCGGCCGGTCACCGGCCGGATGCCGTAGGCGGTTCGGAGCAGGTCGCGAGCGCCGAACCGCTCACGGTCGACCTTCACCGCCACCCCGACGCCCGGCGCGGCCAGCCAGAACGCGACAGTGTCGTCGTGCCAGCCGGGCTGCCCGTGCTGCCTGAACGGGTCGAGCCGCCAGGTGGCGGGGTCGCGCTCGTAGTAGTCGGTGAGGTAGTCGCGCAGTGCCTTCGCACTGGTCAGCGACTCCCCGCGCAACACGTCGACGGTCAGGTCGACGTGGTAGCCGCCGTCCGCGTCCGGACCGCGCTCCCAGACCCGGCTGCGGTGCTCGACTTCCTCCCACTCGAACTCGAAGTCGGTGACGAGCTCACCGACTCCCGCCGGGACCGGCCCGACGACGAAGCCGTCCAGCGGACGGCGGGCAGTGTTGTCGTCATCGCCTGTCCACGTGGGGCACGGGATCCGGACGCCGACGCACCGGTCGACGCCTCCCCTGAGCTCCGAGTCGGGCATCGCGTTGGCGACGCGGACGGTGGTCGCTGCCTCCGCGGGAGCGGCGGCCACACCGAGAACGCACACGCCGGCGCCGAGAGTCGCACCCAGGACGGCGGTCAGCCGCGCGACCCGCAGGTGCCGACGCCGGGCCGAAGCGGATCCGGTGACGGGCGGCCGCACGGCGATGTCTGCTCCGGTACCACCAGACCGGGCCACTGAAGAGCGGGCCGGCGAGGAGCGGGCCTCGGACGAACGGGCCTGGGACGAACGAGTGAGCGACGAGTGAGTGGGCGAGGTCGTGGACGGCATGACTTTCCTCCGAGCGTGCGGACGTGACTGAGCGATCGCGATTCATGCTCGGCGGAGCGGCGGGCCGGCAGCGGCGGCTGCGCGCGCGCTGTGGAGAAACTCGCCGGTGGGACGGTTGTGGACAAAAGCCTGGCCGTCGGGCGAGCGGACCGGGCGGTCGTTCGCGGTGGTCCCGCGATCGGCTCGCGTCCCGGACAGCCCGAGGGACCGGCATCCCTCCTGGGGGTGCGGCATCGTAGGCTCGTCGTACGCCGGTCGGTTCGTCTCGAACAGGGCCCGTGTGAGGTCCGCTCGGGCCTGCGCACGGCGACCTCGGGGCGGAGATCTCCGGTGGGAAGAAGCTCCGCGGCCCAAGACGAGGGAGATCATCGTGTTCCCTGGCGGAACGCCCGACATGCAGCAGCTACTCCAGCAGGCGCAGCAGATGCAGCAGGACCTGATGTCCGCCCAGGAGGAACTCGCCCAGACCGAGGTCAAGGGCACCTCCGGAGGCGGTCTGGTGACCGCGACCGTCAACGGCGTGGGAGAGCTTCAGGGCATCGAGATCAAGCCCGAAGCGGCCGATCCCGAGGACACCGAGACGCTGTCCGACCTGGTGGTCGCCGCCGTCCGCGACGCCGCCAACAACGCGCGCGAGCTGGCCTCGCAGAAGTTGGGACCTTTGGCCCAGGGACTCGGCGGCGGGATGCCGGGCGGCCTGGGACTGCCCGGCTAGGCCGAGACACGGCGAGCCGGCCCACCCAGCGGCGGGTAGCCGCCCAGCCGCGAGAGAGCAGAGGTACGCATGTACGAGGGCGTGGTCCAGGACCTCATCGACGAGCTCGGTCGGCTGCCCGGGATCGGGCCGAAGAGCGCCCAGCGCATCGCGTTCCACCTGCTCGCCGCCGACCCCATCGACGTACGCCGGCTGGCCGAGGTGCTCGTCCAGGTCAAGGACAAGATGCGCTTCTGCGAGGAATGCGGCAACGTCGCCGAGGAGGAACGCTGCCGCATCTGCCGCGACGCCAGGCGCGATCCGTCGGTGCTCTGCGTGGTGGAGGAGCCGAAGGACGTCGTGGCGATCGAGCGCACCCGGGAGTATCGCGGCCGTTACCACGTTCTCGGCGGTGCGATCAGCCCGATCGAGGGCATCGGGCCGGACGACCTGCGGGTGCGGGAGCTCATTCAGCGGCTGGCCGACGGGACCGTGCGGGAGGTCATCCTGGCGACCGACCCCAATCTCGAGGGCGAGGCGACGGCGACCTACCTCGCGCGCATGCTGGGTCCCATGGGTCTGCGGGTGACCCGTCTCGCCAGCGGTCTGCCGGTGGGCGGCGACCTGGAGTACGCCGACGAGGTCACCCTCGGCCGGGCGTTCGAAGGAAGGAGACTGCTCGATGCCTGACGTGAACGGCCGACCTGACGTGAACGGCCAGCGCGCCGAGCAGTCGGCGCGGCGCCCGCACACGGGCCCGCGTGCATCGCGCGGCGTCGCGGGAGGTGACGCGGCAGCCGGCCCGAGGGCCGGCGCGGAGGTCCGGACGGAGACGGGGGGAAGTGAGATGACGACCGCGAGGTTCGACGAGGCAGCCACCAGCGAGGCACTACCAGGCGAGGCACTACCCGGCGAGACCCCACCCAGCGAGGTGGAGGACTTCGCGCAGGAGATCGCCGACCAGGTGGAGAGCTTCCTCATCGCCCTGCGCGAGATCGCGCGGGCGGAGGACCTCGCGACAGGCGTGCCCATGCTGCTGCTCGAGGTCAGCCAGCTGATGCTGGCCGGTGGCCGGCTGGGCGCGATCAGCGACGTCGTACCCGTCGAGCGCTTCGAACCCGACACCGGGCCTGACCCCGACCTCGACGAGTTGCGCGAGCGGCTCGGCTATCTTCTCGCCGAGGTCGACGTCTACACCGAGGTGTTCGACCCCTACACCCAGCCGCCGGAGCTGCTCAACGGCCGGCTGTCCGACGACCTCGCCGGGATCGCGGCCGCACTGGTGCACGGGCTCAAGCACCACCGGGCCGGACGGATCGACGA encodes:
- a CDS encoding YbaB/EbfC family nucleoid-associated protein, with translation MFPGGTPDMQQLLQQAQQMQQDLMSAQEELAQTEVKGTSGGGLVTATVNGVGELQGIEIKPEAADPEDTETLSDLVVAAVRDAANNARELASQKLGPLAQGLGGGMPGGLGLPG
- the recR gene encoding recombination mediator RecR; amino-acid sequence: MYEGVVQDLIDELGRLPGIGPKSAQRIAFHLLAADPIDVRRLAEVLVQVKDKMRFCEECGNVAEEERCRICRDARRDPSVLCVVEEPKDVVAIERTREYRGRYHVLGGAISPIEGIGPDDLRVRELIQRLADGTVREVILATDPNLEGEATATYLARMLGPMGLRVTRLASGLPVGGDLEYADEVTLGRAFEGRRLLDA
- a CDS encoding DUF5063 domain-containing protein, which translates into the protein MPDVNGRPDVNGQRAEQSARRPHTGPRASRGVAGGDAAAGPRAGAEVRTETGGSEMTTARFDEAATSEALPGEALPGETPPSEVEDFAQEIADQVESFLIALREIARAEDLATGVPMLLLEVSQLMLAGGRLGAISDVVPVERFEPDTGPDPDLDELRERLGYLLAEVDVYTEVFDPYTQPPELLNGRLSDDLAGIAAALVHGLKHHRAGRIDEALWWWQFSYLSSWGAEAGAVLRALHSVIAHARLDSVREEPA